ACTCGCCCGAATCGTGGATGACTGTCGGTCACCTTCTGCTGCTCGAGCCGGCTCCAGTACTTGTGCTCGCACTTGACCACGGATTCCAAAGAAGTGCTGCGAGTGCCGTAGCGCTCACTCAGGATGGGCACCATGGTGCTCACGGGGAAGTCCCAGTAGCCGACGATCGCGTCGATCCTGCCGCCGAACCCGTCGAGTATGCGCTGGGCCTTCTCGAGCAGCTCAGGGACGTGTACCTCACCGTCCTGGAGCTCCTCGATGGTCAGCAGGGGATGGAAGCGCAGCGACTGTGCGTCCGGTACGTCGTTGAGGGTCGGAAGGTTGGCCTCGTCCAGGCCGATCACAAAGATATTTTTCTCGGGCACGTGTTCTCGTCCCTCCCGGTCGTCGGAAGCTGATGGAGTACCCGCTCGGGGCGGGCTCATTCGCCGGCGCGACTGATCGCGGCCATGTCGGGTCTCCATCGGTGCAGTTGGCGGCGACCGAGGGCGGCTGTCCCGGCCGGCAGAGCGCCTGCCGCGGTGCGCCGCCGGCCGTCCATGGCGACCACGGTCGGTCTGGGCCGAGAGTCCGGGCGACGGGTGGTTGCCGCGATTGCGTCACAATGACGCCGTGGAACCAACCAACCAGGTCATTGTTGCTTTGGATTTCGACAATCGCCGGACCGCCGAGGACATCGTCGACCGGCTGGGCGATGAGTGCCTCTTCTACAAGGTCGGGCTGGAGCTTCTTACGGCGGCCGGACCCGAATTGGTCCAGCAGCTCGTCGCCCAGGGCAAAGAGGTGTTCCTGGACCTCAAGCTCTTCGAGATCCCCAACTCCGTCGCCGGCGCGGTCCGCGCCGCGGGAACCCTGGGCGCGTCGATGGTGACCGTGCACGGCATGGGTGGCGTCGCCATCATGGCTGCCGCCGTCGCTGCGGCCCGCGACTTCCCAGGGCTGAGCGTCCTCGGCCTGACCGTTGTCACCAGCATGACCGACGCGGACCTGGCCGACGTCGGCATCGGCGGCTCGACCGAGGATCAGGTGTCCCGACTGGCCCGGCTGGCCCGGCACGCTGGTTGTCACGGGGTGATCGCCTCGCCGCAGGATGTCGCGGCATTGCGGGGGTTGCTGGGTGCTGATGCCCTGATCGTCACGCCCGGGGTAACGCTGCCCGGCGAGTCTCCGGCCGAGCATGCCCGCCCTGGTACTCCGCGCGCGGCGGTCGCCGCCGGTGCCTCGCATGTCGTCGTGGGCCGGACGGTCACACGTGCCGCGGACCCGGCAGTCGCACTACAGCGCGTTCACGCCAACCTCATTCTGTAGTCGGGACAACTGCCGGGCTTTGGTGGTCCGGCATCGGCGGCCAGGGCAGGCCGCTGCTCCCCATCGGATGCCTTTTCGCTGCGTACCTGAACGTGTTCGCGTCGCTCGGCGGCCACACCTTCGGGGTGCCGGACGTCGGCGTTGTGCCGGTGCAGTTGGCGGTGCAACTCCCGAATCTGGACAGTGTGGTTGGAGTATGCGGAGTACGGGCAGGTCAACCGGCTTCGGCTGCTCGGCATTCTGGGTGCCCCCAGCCGTTCGGATTCTTCGCGATCAAGTCCTTCGCGGCGTACGGCTTTCCGCAGTGGCACCGGCCCGAGAACTTTGCGCGGATGGTTCCTCCAGGGCGGGACGTGGGCCGCCTCCCGGTCTCCCCCTTTGTTGCAGTGCCGCCGCTGCGGGCTGCCTTCTGCTGCGGGCGCGTGGGGGCGGGCAACTGCGTGGCGCCGTATGAGGTGCCTGCAGCCTGCTGGGTCAGTGCGGTCTCGCTCGCGGCCTGGTCGGCGATCGCGTTGAGGTGGTCTCCGTCTTCCTGGTGGGCCGGGACGTAGCGGAAGTCCACGGTGCGGCCTGCCAGCAGTGCGTCGATGCGTACGACGAGGTCGCGGTTGGCGACGGGTTTGCCGGCAGCGGTCTTCCAGCCGTTTCGTCGCCACCCGGCGATCCACTTGGTCACGGCGTTCATCGCGTACTGCGAGTCCATGCGCACCTCGAGTGGCACGGCCGGGTCGGTCGCCTCCAGCAACTCCAGCAACGCGGTCAGCTCGGCAACATTGTTGGTGGCCTTGCCGAGTGGTCCGGCCTCCCACGACACGGGCTGACCCTGCGTGTCGGCCACGACCCATGCCCAGGCGGCAGGGCCCGGGTTTCCCTTCGATGCCCCGTCACACGCGGCAGTGATGCGATTAGCCATCCCTCGATCATGCCAGCGCCCGCAGCCTTCCAGAAAGCGTATGCGGGCAGTGACACCAGGCAGACGCGGCGTGCAGCCCCACCTCCGCCCAAGAGCGGCCGCCCCCAGAGGGTGCGGGCCCCTGTCACGACGGCGTGTCACCCGCGCAACCGCAGCGCAGGGTGAGGGACGCCGTCGGTGCCCCACGCTCCCCTCAGTGCACCTTCGCCCACGTGTAGAGGTGCTCTGGGCGGCCGGTGTCGCCGTATTTCAGGCTGAGAGTGATGTGGCCCACGCCCTCGAGGTACTTGAGGTACCGCTGGGCGGTGGAGCGGCTGATGCCGGCGCGTCCCGCGACTTCGTGTGCGGGCAGGGGGTGCCCGGCGTCGCCGAGGACGCGGCGGATGAGGTCCACGGTAGGTGCGGAGTGGCCTTTGGGCAGTTCGGGCGGGGCGACGTCAGCGGCTCTGAGTGCGCCGAAGATGCGGTCCACCTGCTCCTGGCCCGCAGAGCCGCGTCCGCCCACGCCCTCGAGGGTGCGGCGCAGTGTCGCGTAACCCTCGAGCTTTGCC
This portion of the Streptomyces sp. NBC_01750 genome encodes:
- a CDS encoding ribonuclease H family protein, whose translation is MANRITAACDGASKGNPGPAAWAWVVADTQGQPVSWEAGPLGKATNNVAELTALLELLEATDPAVPLEVRMDSQYAMNAVTKWIAGWRRNGWKTAAGKPVANRDLVVRIDALLAGRTVDFRYVPAHQEDGDHLNAIADQAASETALTQQAAGTSYGATQLPAPTRPQQKAARSGGTATKGETGRRPTSRPGGTIRAKFSGRCHCGKPYAAKDLIAKNPNGWGHPECRAAEAG
- a CDS encoding response regulator, whose protein sequence is MIDVLVVDDDFRVAEINAAYVGKMTGFRVAARAHTAAQAMATLERTHVDLVLLDHYLPDETGLTLVRRMRQLGHQADVIMVTAASDIATVQAAMRYGALQYLVKPFTFAGLRAKLEGYATLRRTLEGVGGRGSAGQEQVDRIFGALRAADVAPPELPKGHSAPTVDLIRRVLGDAGHPLPAHEVAGRAGISRSTAQRYLKYLEGVGHITLSLKYGDTGRPEHLYTWAKVH
- the pyrF gene encoding orotidine-5'-phosphate decarboxylase, with amino-acid sequence MEPTNQVIVALDFDNRRTAEDIVDRLGDECLFYKVGLELLTAAGPELVQQLVAQGKEVFLDLKLFEIPNSVAGAVRAAGTLGASMVTVHGMGGVAIMAAAVAAARDFPGLSVLGLTVVTSMTDADLADVGIGGSTEDQVSRLARLARHAGCHGVIASPQDVAALRGLLGADALIVTPGVTLPGESPAEHARPGTPRAAVAAGASHVVVGRTVTRAADPAVALQRVHANLIL